A genome region from Dickeya chrysanthemi NCPPB 402 includes the following:
- the hybA gene encoding hydrogenase 2 operon protein HybA: MNRRNFFKLASAGALLAGTPLASQAEATNRPPIPGALGMLYDSTLCVGCQACVSKCQQVNKLEYKPDSAVYAGGAATWSNNDKLSPYTNNIIQVWRSGEGKNKDQAKDGYAYIKKQCMHCVDPNCVSVCPVSALKKDPKTGVVHYDASICTGCRYCMVACPFNVPKYDYENPLGKIHKCELCNQPELARLDKGGMPGCVEVCPTGAVIYGTREQLLAEAKRRLALKPGDEYAYPRQTLSSKDTYLHTVPSYERYVYGETEAGGTQVLVLAGVPYQNLEMPALEPLSTGARSEHIQHTLYKGMVLPLAVLAGLSVLVHRNTRAEREETHDSQEKPHDGA, encoded by the coding sequence GTGAACAGACGCAATTTTTTCAAGCTGGCGTCCGCGGGAGCGCTGTTGGCGGGTACGCCGCTTGCCAGCCAGGCGGAGGCCACCAACCGGCCGCCGATCCCCGGCGCGCTCGGCATGCTGTACGACTCTACGCTGTGCGTGGGCTGTCAGGCGTGTGTGAGCAAATGTCAGCAGGTCAACAAGCTGGAGTATAAACCGGATAGCGCAGTCTATGCCGGCGGGGCGGCGACCTGGTCCAACAACGACAAACTGAGCCCGTATACCAACAACATCATTCAGGTGTGGCGCAGCGGTGAGGGCAAGAATAAGGATCAGGCGAAGGACGGCTACGCCTACATCAAGAAGCAATGCATGCACTGCGTCGATCCTAACTGTGTGTCGGTGTGCCCGGTTTCGGCGCTGAAGAAAGATCCGAAAACCGGCGTCGTGCATTACGACGCCAGCATCTGCACCGGTTGCCGTTACTGCATGGTGGCCTGTCCGTTCAATGTGCCGAAGTACGACTATGAAAACCCGCTCGGCAAGATCCACAAATGCGAACTGTGCAACCAGCCGGAGCTGGCCAGGCTCGACAAAGGCGGTATGCCGGGATGTGTGGAAGTCTGCCCGACCGGGGCGGTGATTTACGGCACTCGCGAGCAATTGCTGGCGGAAGCGAAACGTCGGCTGGCGCTGAAACCGGGCGATGAATACGCCTATCCGCGCCAGACGTTGAGTAGCAAAGACACCTACCTGCACACCGTGCCGAGCTACGAACGCTATGTCTATGGCGAGACGGAAGCGGGCGGTACGCAGGTGCTGGTGCTGGCCGGGGTGCCGTATCAAAACCTGGAAATGCCGGCGCTGGAACCGTTGTCCACCGGTGCGCGTTCAGAGCACATCCAGCACACGTTGTACAAGGGCATGGTGTTGCCGCTGGCGGTATTGGCCGGGTTGTCGGTGCTGGTGCATCGCAATACCCGTGCTGAGCGCGAAGAGACGCACGACTCACAGGAGAAACCTCATGACGGCGCATAA
- the hybB gene encoding Ni/Fe-hydrogenase cytochrome b subunit, producing MTAHKASPLGGRLVSWPVMLLAPLVAICAILIVKRLFLGIGSVADLNGGYPWGIWIAFDLLVGTGFACGGWALAWAVYVFNRGEYHPLVRPALLASLFGYSLGGLSITIDVGRYWNLPYFYIPGYFNTNSVLFETAVCMTIYIGVMALEFAPVVLERFGWHVSLKRLNKVMFFIIALGALLPTMHQSSMGSLMISAGYKVHPLWQSYELLPLLSLLTAFIMGFSIVIFEGSLVQAGLKGRGPDEQALFRKLTGLAHVLVLLFVVLRFGEIVWHQKTTLLFAGDRFAVMFWCEAALMVLPLVLLRLKRCRQDARWLFVSALCMLFGAALWRLSYSLLAFNPGNGYHYFPKAQEILISIGFVAIEVCAYILLIRLLPVLPALKGEHTHHQAEVKHEPTHHH from the coding sequence ATGACGGCGCATAAAGCAAGTCCGTTGGGCGGTCGGCTGGTGAGCTGGCCGGTGATGCTGCTGGCTCCGCTGGTGGCGATTTGCGCGATCCTCATCGTGAAACGTCTGTTTCTGGGGATCGGCTCCGTTGCCGATCTGAACGGCGGCTATCCGTGGGGGATCTGGATCGCGTTTGACCTGTTGGTCGGTACCGGTTTTGCCTGCGGCGGCTGGGCACTGGCCTGGGCGGTCTATGTATTCAACCGCGGCGAATACCACCCATTGGTACGTCCGGCGTTACTCGCCAGTCTGTTTGGCTATTCGCTGGGCGGCTTGTCGATAACCATCGACGTCGGCCGTTACTGGAACCTGCCGTACTTTTATATCCCCGGTTACTTCAACACCAACTCGGTGCTGTTCGAAACCGCCGTGTGTATGACCATCTACATCGGGGTGATGGCGCTGGAGTTTGCACCGGTGGTGCTGGAACGCTTCGGCTGGCATGTATCGCTGAAACGGCTCAACAAAGTGATGTTCTTCATCATTGCGTTGGGGGCGTTGCTGCCGACGATGCACCAATCATCGATGGGGTCGCTGATGATTTCCGCCGGTTACAAGGTGCATCCGCTGTGGCAGAGCTATGAACTGCTGCCGCTGCTGTCGTTGCTGACCGCGTTCATCATGGGCTTTTCGATCGTGATTTTCGAAGGCTCGCTGGTGCAGGCCGGGCTGAAAGGGCGCGGCCCGGACGAACAAGCGCTATTTCGTAAGCTGACCGGGCTGGCTCACGTGCTGGTGCTGCTGTTTGTGGTGCTGCGCTTCGGCGAGATCGTCTGGCATCAGAAGACCACACTGTTATTTGCCGGCGACCGGTTTGCCGTCATGTTCTGGTGCGAAGCCGCTCTGATGGTGCTGCCGCTGGTGCTGCTGCGGCTGAAACGCTGCCGTCAGGATGCCCGCTGGTTGTTCGTCAGCGCGCTTTGCATGCTGTTCGGCGCCGCCCTGTGGCGATTGAGCTATTCGCTGCTGGCGTTCAATCCGGGCAACGGCTACCACTACTTCCCCAAAGCGCAGGAGATCCTGATTTCCATTGGCTTCGTCGCCATTGAGGTCTGCGCCTACATCTTGTTAATCCGCCTGCTGCCGGTACTGCCCGCGCTGAAAGGCGAACATACGCATCATCAGGCTGAGGTAAAGCATGAGCCAACGCATCACCATTGA
- the hybC gene encoding hydrogenase 2 large subunit → MSQRITIDPITRIEGHLRIDCEIENGKVIKAWSSGTMWRGMEEIVKGRDPRDAWMIVQRICGVCTTVHAIASVRAVENALGLNVPVNAQYIRNLILAAHSIHDHIVHFYQLSALDWVDVTSALKADPQKAAALLKGLSDWPLNTAAEFTKVQQKLKDLVASGQLGIFANGYWGHPAMSLPPEVNLIAVAHYLQALECQRDANRIVAILGGKSPHIQNLAVGGVANPINLDAPSVLNLERLMYVKSFIDRLGDFIEQVYKVDCAVIAAHYPQWLTLGRGADHYLSVPELPTDNKNGSFLLAGGYIENSDLSHYRPITSHSDKFLIDGIRESGKHAWYQDDQPLAPWEGLTRPNYTGWHEDGKYSWVKSPTFYGKTVEVGPLAWLLCGLAAKHKDTLAHFDQVKAAYQALSGHQLEEKHLHSTLGRVIGRTVHCCVLKDTLAQQWQALVDNIGKGDHQTFIKPDFSPDTEFHGVGFGEMPRGMLSHWVVFKNGKITNYQAVVPSTWTSCPRNGDDKPGPYEQSLVGTPVADPHKPLEVVRTIHSFDPCMSCAVHVVDTVNGNEVTRVKVL, encoded by the coding sequence ATGAGCCAACGCATCACCATTGATCCCATTACCCGTATCGAAGGGCATCTGCGCATTGATTGCGAAATTGAAAACGGCAAGGTCATCAAAGCCTGGTCATCCGGCACGATGTGGCGCGGCATGGAAGAGATCGTCAAAGGGCGTGACCCGCGCGATGCCTGGATGATCGTGCAGCGTATCTGCGGCGTGTGCACCACGGTGCATGCCATCGCTTCGGTGCGTGCGGTAGAGAACGCGCTTGGCCTGAACGTGCCGGTCAACGCCCAATACATCCGCAACCTGATTCTGGCGGCGCACAGCATCCATGACCACATTGTGCACTTCTATCAATTGTCGGCGCTCGACTGGGTGGATGTGACTTCCGCGCTGAAAGCCGATCCGCAGAAAGCGGCGGCGCTGCTCAAAGGATTATCCGACTGGCCGCTGAATACCGCCGCCGAGTTCACCAAGGTGCAGCAGAAGCTGAAAGATCTGGTCGCCAGCGGGCAGTTGGGGATTTTCGCCAACGGCTACTGGGGCCACCCGGCGATGTCGCTGCCGCCGGAAGTGAACCTGATTGCCGTCGCTCACTATTTGCAGGCGCTGGAATGCCAGCGTGATGCCAACCGCATCGTGGCGATTCTGGGCGGCAAATCGCCGCATATCCAGAACCTGGCGGTCGGCGGCGTGGCTAACCCGATCAATCTGGACGCGCCGAGCGTGCTCAACCTGGAACGGTTGATGTACGTGAAAAGCTTTATCGATCGGCTGGGCGATTTTATCGAGCAGGTCTACAAAGTGGATTGCGCGGTGATCGCCGCCCACTACCCGCAGTGGCTGACGCTGGGACGCGGCGCCGATCACTACCTGAGCGTGCCGGAACTGCCGACCGACAACAAAAACGGCAGCTTCCTGCTGGCGGGCGGGTATATCGAAAACAGCGACCTGTCGCACTACCGACCGATCACCAGCCACAGCGATAAGTTCCTGATCGACGGTATCCGTGAGAGCGGTAAACACGCCTGGTATCAGGACGATCAGCCGCTGGCGCCGTGGGAAGGGCTGACCCGGCCGAATTACACCGGCTGGCATGAAGACGGCAAATACTCGTGGGTGAAATCGCCGACCTTCTACGGCAAAACCGTGGAAGTGGGGCCGCTGGCCTGGTTGCTGTGCGGTTTGGCGGCGAAGCACAAAGATACGCTGGCTCACTTCGATCAGGTAAAAGCGGCTTATCAGGCGCTCAGCGGTCATCAACTGGAAGAGAAACATCTGCACTCCACGCTGGGCCGGGTGATTGGCCGTACGGTGCACTGCTGCGTACTGAAAGATACGCTGGCGCAGCAATGGCAGGCGCTGGTGGACAACATCGGCAAAGGCGATCACCAGACCTTCATCAAGCCGGATTTTTCGCCGGATACCGAGTTTCATGGCGTCGGTTTTGGTGAAATGCCGCGCGGCATGTTGTCGCACTGGGTGGTGTTCAAGAACGGCAAGATCACCAACTATCAGGCGGTAGTGCCGTCCACCTGGACCTCCTGCCCACGTAACGGCGACGACAAGCCCGGCCCGTACGAGCAGTCGCTGGTGGGCACGCCGGTGGCGGACCCGCACAAACCGCTGGAAGTGGTGCGTACCATTCACTCGTTCGATCCGTGCATGTCCTGCGCGGTGCATGTGGTGGATACCGTCAACGGCAATGAAGTGACCCGGGTGAAGGTGCTGTGA
- a CDS encoding HyaD/HybD family hydrogenase maturation endopeptidase — MNILVLGIGNILLSDEGVGVRLVERLEQRLDCTPVIDVVDGGTCGMELMECMAGRDHLIVADAVLTGKAPGSVTVLRDREVPALFTRKISPHQLGLADVLMALQLTGEFPRQLTLVGVEPEVLDSGIGLSDTVTRALEPALQHMITALRQSGVAVTEKTAQEVCGD; from the coding sequence ATGAACATACTGGTGTTGGGGATCGGCAATATTCTGCTGAGTGACGAAGGGGTTGGGGTGCGGCTGGTGGAGCGATTGGAGCAGCGGCTTGACTGTACGCCCGTCATTGACGTGGTGGACGGCGGCACCTGCGGCATGGAGCTGATGGAATGCATGGCCGGGCGCGATCACCTGATCGTCGCCGACGCCGTGCTCACCGGCAAGGCGCCGGGCAGTGTGACGGTGCTGCGCGACCGCGAAGTCCCGGCGCTGTTTACCCGCAAGATCTCCCCGCACCAGTTAGGGTTGGCCGATGTGCTGATGGCGCTGCAACTGACCGGTGAATTTCCCCGCCAACTGACGCTGGTTGGTGTGGAGCCGGAAGTGCTCGATTCCGGTATCGGCTTGTCCGATACCGTGACCCGGGCGCTGGAGCCGGCGCTACAGCACATGATTACCGCGCTGCGTCAAAGCGGCGTGGCAGTGACGGAAAAAACAGCGCAGGAGGTGTGCGGTGACTGA
- the hybE gene encoding hydrogenase-2 assembly chaperone, translating to MPDERKELAWIAGHDQNPVAWLEAEFSRIAQERMRMLPFYRDGIPVRACGFTLFEQQWFGCLLTPWMLSLLVLPGPGQQWPRRDLTTRLALELPCGSVKFVVSESDDGQQYLSCSLMSPLDPALGAEQALQLAQQSARMALSLPVQNADAPENLSRRALFSRYRSQRDA from the coding sequence ATACCCGATGAGCGCAAAGAATTGGCGTGGATTGCGGGGCATGATCAGAATCCGGTGGCCTGGCTGGAAGCCGAGTTTAGCCGTATTGCGCAAGAGCGTATGCGGATGTTGCCGTTTTACCGTGACGGCATTCCGGTGCGGGCCTGTGGTTTTACCCTGTTTGAACAGCAGTGGTTCGGTTGCCTGCTGACGCCGTGGATGTTGAGCCTGTTGGTATTGCCGGGACCGGGGCAGCAGTGGCCCCGACGTGATCTTACCACCCGTTTGGCGCTGGAGTTGCCCTGCGGCAGCGTGAAGTTTGTGGTCAGCGAAAGTGATGACGGGCAGCAGTATCTGTCTTGCTCGCTGATGTCGCCGCTGGACCCTGCGCTCGGTGCGGAACAGGCGCTGCAACTGGCGCAGCAAAGCGCACGCATGGCGCTGTCATTGCCGGTGCAGAATGCCGATGCGCCGGAAAACCTGAGTCGCCGCGCGCTGTTCAGCCGTTATCGGAGTCAGCGGGATGCATGA
- the hypA gene encoding hydrogenase maturation nickel metallochaperone HypA has protein sequence MHEISLCYNALELIEQQARQHGARRVTGVWLEIGALSCIEESALQFCFESVCRQTLAEGCQLHLSVRPAQAWCWECSQPVEVTDHDSGCPHCGSHSLRVESGGDSLQLKQLAIE, from the coding sequence ATGCATGAAATTTCCCTGTGCTACAACGCGCTGGAGTTGATTGAGCAACAGGCGCGCCAGCATGGCGCCCGCCGGGTCACCGGCGTTTGGCTGGAGATCGGCGCGCTATCCTGTATTGAAGAAAGCGCGTTGCAGTTTTGTTTTGAGTCGGTCTGCCGTCAGACGCTGGCGGAAGGCTGCCAATTGCATCTGTCGGTGCGTCCGGCACAAGCCTGGTGTTGGGAGTGTAGCCAGCCGGTGGAAGTGACAGACCACGACAGCGGCTGCCCGCATTGCGGCAGCCATAGCCTGCGTGTCGAAAGCGGAGGCGATAGCCTGCAACTCAAGCAACTGGCGATTGAATAA
- the hypB gene encoding hydrogenase nickel incorporation protein HypB, which yields MCTTCGCGEGERRIEGDEPAHSHHHPHTHDHHHEHSHSHDPVHSHPHHHDHHHGHDHEHDETSATPGVIIHHHHYYYHHGDVHHHYHGAARPSAGRHTHEHHAHTHGSHDHHDNEPHDHHHHDHAHHSHAHHSHDHHAHSHEHRQQEERFQPVEQENHLHYGQGAAGTHAPGVGQQRLLQIEMDVLSKNNQLAAHNREHFDAAHILALNLVSSPGSGKTTLLTNTLHLLRERVPCAVIEGDQQTTNDAERIRATGVPAIQVNTGKGCHLDAQMVHDAMHRLQLPNQSLLFIENVGNLVCPAGFDLGERHKIAVLSVTEGEDKPLKYPHMFAAASLMIINKIDLLPYLDFDLEACVANARRVNPQIEVMALSARTGEGMEVWLAWLEAQLLGAQSPSQPSLLSGA from the coding sequence ATGTGTACCACATGCGGTTGTGGCGAGGGAGAACGCCGGATTGAGGGCGATGAACCTGCGCATTCACACCACCATCCCCATACGCACGATCACCACCACGAACATAGCCACAGTCATGACCCTGTTCATTCGCATCCTCACCATCATGACCACCACCACGGGCATGACCATGAACATGACGAAACGTCGGCTACGCCCGGTGTGATTATTCATCATCACCATTACTACTATCACCACGGCGACGTACACCACCATTACCACGGCGCGGCGCGTCCGTCGGCGGGCCGTCACACGCATGAACATCATGCCCATACGCACGGTTCGCATGACCACCATGACAACGAACCTCATGATCACCACCACCATGATCATGCCCATCATAGCCATGCTCATCATAGCCATGACCATCACGCGCATTCACACGAACACCGTCAGCAAGAAGAGCGCTTTCAGCCGGTGGAGCAGGAAAATCACCTGCACTACGGGCAGGGCGCGGCGGGCACTCACGCGCCGGGTGTCGGCCAGCAACGGTTGTTGCAGATTGAAATGGATGTGCTGAGCAAAAACAATCAGCTGGCGGCGCATAACCGCGAGCATTTCGACGCTGCTCACATTCTGGCGCTGAATCTGGTGTCCAGCCCCGGTTCCGGCAAAACCACGCTGCTGACCAATACCTTGCACTTGCTGCGTGAGCGTGTGCCGTGCGCGGTGATCGAAGGCGACCAGCAAACCACCAATGATGCCGAGCGCATTCGCGCTACCGGCGTGCCGGCGATTCAGGTCAACACCGGCAAAGGCTGTCATCTGGATGCGCAGATGGTGCATGACGCCATGCACCGACTGCAACTGCCGAATCAGAGCCTGCTGTTTATCGAAAACGTCGGCAATCTGGTGTGTCCGGCCGGTTTCGATTTGGGAGAACGGCACAAAATCGCGGTACTGTCGGTCACCGAAGGGGAAGACAAACCGCTCAAGTATCCGCATATGTTTGCCGCCGCGTCGCTGATGATCATCAACAAGATCGATCTGCTGCCGTACCTGGATTTCGATCTGGAGGCTTGTGTTGCTAACGCGCGGCGCGTCAATCCGCAGATCGAGGTGATGGCGCTGTCGGCGCGCACCGGCGAAGGGATGGAAGTCTGGCTGGCCTGGCTGGAAGCCCAGCTTCTGGGGGCGCAATCGCCGTCACAACCGTCACTGCTGTCAGGAGCCTAA
- the hybG gene encoding hydrogenase maturation factor HybG, whose protein sequence is MCLGVPGKVVAVGPDLHYPARVDVCGVQREVNIALVCEGDPAELVGQWVLVHVGFAMSLLDEQEAQETLAALQSMQAVGLELDEVRQTGAIYAVR, encoded by the coding sequence ATGTGTCTGGGCGTTCCCGGAAAAGTGGTCGCCGTTGGGCCGGATCTGCATTATCCGGCGCGGGTGGATGTTTGCGGCGTGCAGCGTGAGGTAAACATTGCGCTGGTATGCGAAGGCGACCCGGCGGAGCTGGTGGGGCAGTGGGTGCTGGTGCACGTCGGTTTCGCCATGAGTTTGCTGGACGAGCAGGAAGCACAAGAGACGCTTGCGGCGCTACAATCCATGCAGGCGGTCGGGCTGGAACTGGATGAAGTCAGGCAAACCGGAGCCATTTATGCAGTACGTTGA
- the hypD gene encoding hydrogenase formation protein HypD, producing MQYVDEFRDPELAKSLLQRIQALVDDMPQLKTRPLQLMEVCGGHTHAIFKFGIDRLLPPEIEFVHGPGCPVCVLPMGRIDACLEIAARPEVIFCTFGDAMRVPGRNGSLQDARRHGADVRVVYSPLDALALAEQHPDRQVVFFGLGFETTMPSTALTLQQAKRRGIGNFSLFCQHITIIPTLKSLLEQPDLRIDGFLAPGHVSMVIGAYPYQPLCEQFHKPFVVTGFEPLDILQALLMLVQQLHDARCEVENQYRRIVPDSGNTLAQQAMAEVFETKASSEWRGLGEIADSGMQLRAEYAEFDAERRFKPQQQRVADEPLSRCGDVLTGRCKPGDCPLFGKRCSPQNAIGALMVSSEGACAAYYQYRRECA from the coding sequence ATGCAGTACGTTGATGAATTTCGCGATCCCGAACTGGCGAAATCGCTGTTACAGCGCATTCAGGCGCTGGTTGACGATATGCCGCAACTGAAGACGCGTCCGCTGCAACTGATGGAGGTGTGCGGCGGGCATACTCACGCTATTTTCAAGTTCGGCATCGACCGGCTGTTGCCGCCGGAAATCGAGTTTGTGCACGGACCGGGCTGCCCGGTGTGCGTGTTGCCGATGGGGCGTATCGATGCCTGTCTGGAGATTGCCGCTCGTCCGGAGGTGATTTTCTGTACCTTTGGCGATGCCATGCGGGTGCCGGGCCGCAACGGGTCGTTGCAGGATGCCCGTCGCCACGGCGCAGATGTCCGGGTGGTCTACTCGCCGTTGGATGCGCTGGCGCTGGCGGAGCAACACCCTGATCGGCAGGTGGTGTTTTTCGGGCTGGGATTTGAAACCACCATGCCGAGTACCGCGCTGACCCTGCAACAGGCCAAACGTCGTGGTATCGGCAATTTTTCGCTGTTTTGCCAGCACATCACCATCATTCCAACGCTGAAAAGCCTGCTGGAACAGCCGGATTTGCGTATCGACGGCTTTCTGGCGCCGGGGCACGTCAGCATGGTCATCGGTGCTTATCCTTACCAGCCATTGTGTGAGCAGTTCCATAAACCGTTTGTGGTCACTGGCTTTGAACCGCTGGATATCCTGCAGGCGTTGTTGATGCTGGTGCAGCAATTGCACGATGCGCGTTGCGAAGTGGAGAATCAGTACCGCCGCATTGTGCCGGACAGCGGCAACACGCTGGCGCAGCAGGCGATGGCCGAGGTATTTGAAACCAAAGCCAGTAGTGAATGGCGCGGGTTGGGCGAAATCGCCGATTCCGGTATGCAACTGCGGGCGGAATACGCGGAATTTGACGCCGAGCGCCGCTTTAAACCGCAGCAGCAGCGGGTGGCGGATGAGCCGCTGTCGCGTTGCGGCGATGTGCTCACCGGGCGCTGCAAGCCGGGCGATTGCCCGCTATTTGGCAAGCGTTGTTCGCCGCAAAATGCTATCGGCGCGTTGATGGTGTCTTCAGAAGGCGCCTGTGCCGCTTATTACCAGTATCGACGGGAGTGCGCCTGA
- the hypE gene encoding hydrogenase expression/formation protein HypE codes for MKNTLLPKEITLAHGSGGQAMQQLIEGLFLQAFDNPLLAEREDQARLPLAALNAQGDRLAFTTDSYVIDPIEFPGGDIGKLAVCGTANDLAVSGAVPRYLSCGFILEEGLAGETLLRIVNSMAQTARDAGIQIVTGDTKVVPRGAADKIFINTAGIGVIPQHVQWGTGEIRPGDRLIVSGTLGDHGATILNLREKLGLEAELTSDCAVLAPLIAPLRQIDGVRALRDATRGGVTAILHEFSQASGCGMEVQESALPVKSAVRGICELLGLEALNFANEGKLVLAVSPEAESRVLDVLQSHPLGRDAAVIGSVTDKKQVRLCGVFGTSRLLDLPHSEPMPRIC; via the coding sequence ATGAAGAACACGTTATTGCCAAAAGAAATTACCCTGGCGCATGGCAGCGGTGGGCAGGCAATGCAGCAACTGATCGAAGGGCTGTTTTTGCAGGCGTTCGATAACCCGTTATTGGCTGAACGTGAGGATCAGGCGCGTTTGCCGCTGGCGGCGCTGAACGCGCAGGGTGACAGGCTGGCGTTTACCACCGACAGCTATGTTATCGACCCGATCGAGTTTCCCGGCGGCGATATCGGCAAGCTGGCGGTATGTGGTACGGCTAACGATCTGGCGGTCAGTGGTGCCGTGCCACGTTACCTCTCCTGTGGTTTTATTCTGGAAGAGGGACTGGCGGGGGAAACGCTGCTGCGCATCGTCAATTCGATGGCGCAGACCGCCCGCGACGCGGGTATTCAGATCGTCACCGGCGATACCAAGGTGGTGCCGCGCGGCGCGGCGGACAAAATTTTCATCAATACCGCCGGCATCGGCGTGATTCCCCAGCATGTACAGTGGGGTACCGGTGAAATCCGCCCCGGCGATCGTCTGATCGTCAGCGGTACGCTGGGCGATCACGGCGCCACTATTCTGAATTTACGCGAGAAACTGGGGCTGGAAGCCGAGCTGACCAGCGATTGCGCGGTGCTGGCGCCGCTGATTGCGCCGCTGCGCCAGATTGACGGGGTACGCGCTCTGCGCGACGCCACCCGCGGTGGGGTGACGGCGATCCTGCATGAATTCTCCCAGGCCAGCGGCTGCGGTATGGAAGTGCAGGAGAGCGCTTTGCCGGTTAAATCGGCGGTGCGCGGCATCTGCGAACTGCTGGGGCTGGAAGCGCTCAATTTCGCCAACGAAGGCAAACTGGTGCTGGCAGTGTCGCCGGAGGCGGAAAGCCGGGTACTGGACGTATTACAGTCTCATCCGCTGGGGCGCGATGCGGCGGTTATCGGCAGCGTCACCGACAAAAAACAGGTACGCCTGTGCGGGGTATTCGGCACCTCCCGCCTGCTGGACTTGCCCCACAGCGAGCCGATGCCGAGGATTTGCTGA